A window of Proteiniborus sp. DW1 contains these coding sequences:
- a CDS encoding low molecular weight protein arginine phosphatase, protein MNVLFVCTGNTCRSSMAEGLFRHMIDKNGLGNEINVESAGVFAESGSSASNQAIEAMEKHSVDISNHKSRQLTKEMIDKADLILTMTNSHKRAIISMNDKALDKTFTLTEYAYGNNKSTDIVDPFGAPVQVYEECLIEIKNALNVIIKKLIEKNKEEK, encoded by the coding sequence ATGAATGTTCTTTTCGTGTGTACTGGAAATACTTGTAGAAGCAGTATGGCTGAAGGTCTATTTAGACATATGATAGATAAAAATGGCTTAGGAAATGAAATAAATGTAGAGTCAGCAGGAGTATTTGCAGAATCAGGTTCTTCTGCATCAAATCAGGCTATTGAAGCCATGGAAAAACACTCCGTTGACATATCTAATCACAAATCTAGGCAACTTACAAAAGAAATGATTGATAAGGCAGATTTAATCCTCACTATGACTAATAGCCATAAAAGAGCAATAATATCTATGAACGACAAGGCCTTAGACAAAACATTTACTTTAACTGAATATGCTTATGGAAATAATAAGAGCACTGATATTGTGGACCCGTTTGGAGCTCCTGTACAGGTATATGAAGAATGCTTAATAGAGATAAAGAATGCACTTAATGTTATAATAAAAAAACTAATAGAAAAAAATAAGGAGGAAAAATAA